A region of the Campylobacter cuniculorum DSM 23162 = LMG 24588 genome:
AAATCGAAAATTTTTTAGATAAATTTATATTTATGGATAAATGATGAATTGGACAAAAAAATCTTGGAGAAATTATCCCATTAAACAACAGCCTGTTTATCCTGATGAGCAAGAGCTTAATCAGATTCTTAATCGACTTGAAAAATTACCGCCTTTAGTTTTTGCTGGAGAGGTTAGAAACCTTCAAAAAGCCCTAACGAGAGTGTCTAGAGGGGAGGCTTTTTTATTGCAAGGTGGAGATTGTGCTGAAAGTTTTGAAAATTTTGGTGCAAACAATATTAGAGATATGTTTAAAATGCTACTTCAAATGGCTATTGTGCTTACTTTTGCTGGAGGTTGTCCTGTGGTGAAAATCGGACGCATTGCAGGACAATTTGCCAAACCGAGAAGTTCTGATTTTGAAGAGCTTAATGGGGTCAAACTTCCAAGTTATCGTGGAGATATTATCAATGGTTTTGAATTTGATGAGAAAGCTAGAATTGCTAATCCTCAAAGGATGCTTGAAGCCTATTATCAAAGTGCCACCACTTTAAATTTACTTCGGGGTTTTGCTCGAGGTGGTTTAGCGGATTTACACGAAGTTCATCGATGGAATCTGGATTTTCTTAAAAAAAATGAATTACACAAACAATATATTGATATCAGTGAAAAAATCTCTCAAGCTTTAGCCTTTATGGAGGCTTGTGGTATCAATACAAACAACACTCCAAGTTTAAGAGAAGTGGCGATTTATACTTCTCATGAAGCCTTACTTTTGCCCTATGAAGAAGCTTTAACGCGAGTGGATAGTTTAAGCGATGAAATTTATGATTGTTCGGCTCATATGCTTTGGATAGGTGAAAGAACAAGGGCTTTAAATGAAGCACATGTGCATTTTTTAAGCGGGATTAAAAATCCTATGGGGGTAAAAGTTGGACCTCGTGTCAGTGCAAGTGAGATTGTTGCTCTTTCAAGAGCTTTAAATCCTAGCAATGAGGAGGGAAGGCTTAATATCATCATTAGAATGGGAGCTGATATTATTGCTCAAAGATTGCCTGAAATTTTTAAAGAACTTA
Encoded here:
- a CDS encoding class II 3-deoxy-7-phosphoheptulonate synthase → MNWTKKSWRNYPIKQQPVYPDEQELNQILNRLEKLPPLVFAGEVRNLQKALTRVSRGEAFLLQGGDCAESFENFGANNIRDMFKMLLQMAIVLTFAGGCPVVKIGRIAGQFAKPRSSDFEELNGVKLPSYRGDIINGFEFDEKARIANPQRMLEAYYQSATTLNLLRGFARGGLADLHEVHRWNLDFLKKNELHKQYIDISEKISQALAFMEACGINTNNTPSLREVAIYTSHEALLLPYEEALTRVDSLSDEIYDCSAHMLWIGERTRALNEAHVHFLSGIKNPMGVKVGPRVSASEIVALSRALNPSNEEGRLNIIIRMGADIIAQRLPEIFKELKKEGLNLIYSIDPMHGNTVKAGNYKTREFDKIMQEVRYFFEIARAEGIYPGGVHLEMTGQDVTECTGGASNITEESLKKRYETQCDPRLNADQALELAFLIADLVKKAKK